The Deltaproteobacteria bacterium CG11_big_fil_rev_8_21_14_0_20_49_13 genome segment AGCGTCCAGCGACGAAGCAATCTCCATAAATCAAGTGTTTATGGGGGATTGCCGCGCCCCTTCGGGGCTCGCAATGACAGCGTGAGTAGTTTATAGAAGTGCCCTGAAGGTATTATGGAAAGAAAAGTGAACACGAAGAACAAATATGTCATCCCCGCGAAAGCGGGAATCCAGCCATGGGTCGGCGATATAATGGAAAAGCTCCTCCGGAGCGTGGGAGAACTTTTGGGAAAATGATAAATTGTGCCATTCTGCGGGATCCTTCGTTTCACTCAGGATGACATTCAACTGAAGGAGGAGATATGGGAGACAAAAAGAAAGTTCTTGTGGTGGATGACGAGTCGGACCTTATAGAGGCGCTTAGGTACAGGATAGAGGCCTCCGATATGGATATCTGCACCGCCAAGGACGGCCTTGAGGGGATAGAGCTGGCCAAGGTGGAGAAGCCGGACCTTATCCTGCTCGATATTATGATGCCGCGTATGGACGGGTATCAGGCCTGCAGGCTCATGAAGAACGATAAGGACATTAAAGATATCCCTATCGTGTTCTTAAGCGCCAAGGGGCAGGATATTGACAAGAAAAAGGGGATAGAGGCCGGCGGCGACGGCTTCATAGTGAAGCCTTTTGAGGGAAAGACCCTTGTTGAGACGATAAGGGGGTATTTCAAATGATAACTATATTTCAAGCGGTACTTCTCGGCGCCTTGCAGGGGATAACGGAGTTTCTCCCAGTCTCAAGTTCAGGTCACCTTGTTCTTGTTCAGCAGATATTCGGCTGGAAGGCGGAGAACGGCATTATATTGGCGTTCGATGTCGCCCTTCATGTCGGGACTCTGTGCGCCGTTCTTGTGGTATTCAGAAGAGATATAATAGATGTCCTTATGGGCAGGGCGTGGCGGTTATTTTGGCTTGTGGTCTTGGCGACCATCCCTGCAGTGGTAATGGGTTTCGGATTCAAAAATTCTATCGAGGCGATGTTTTCATCCGTTGCTGTTGTTGGATATGCGTGGCTCTTTACCGGCACGTTCCTCTGGTGCACGAAGTATATAAGACCTTCTGTCATCCTGAGCGGTAGCGAAGGATCCCCCGCGTTCGGTTCTATATCCTGGCTCAGGTCATTGCTCATCGGCTGTGCCCAGGCCGTTGCGATAATCCCCGGAGTTTCCCGTTCGGGTTCCACGATGTCGATGGGAATGTTCCTAAAGCTCGACGGCAAAATGGCCGCCAGATTCTCTTTTCTGATGGCGATACCGGCAATTCTTGGAGGAGCGGTCCTTGATGCCAAGGATGTCATAGCGTTCCCAAGGGAAGGGTTGCCGCAGATTATCATCGGAACAGTGGTATCTTTTGCAGTTGCCTATCTTTCCATCAAATGGCTTCTTTCTATAATTCAGAAAGGCAAGTTTCACTGGTTCGGAGTCTATTGCTGGCTCCTCGGCGCAGGGACGCTTGTTTATCTCTACGCTCGCTGATCTTCCCGCCCAACTTGACATAAAGTCCGCCGACTGTAAGATCATGTGTCAACAGATTTGTCTGATTGTAAGATTAGGTCGGAATTAGTACAGATCACAGACCCTTCAGAATATCCTGCTTTTTCTTTTTGTATTCCTTGTCGGTTATAAGACCGTCGGCTTTGAGCTCTTCGAGCTCCTTTAGGCGATCTCTTACTGTCACCGGTTTTGCAGGGGCCTGGATCTGAGTCTTAGCTTTTTCGGCTCCATTTTTACCCGTCTTTGAGGTCTCGGCAGGTGTCTGTTCACCGGTGGTTTCTGCATCGGCTATGCCCGTTGCGGGCTTGGTGAAGTCGTGGGCAAGATCCACTATTATCTCGTCCCTTGTGTTCCCGTAATCTATTCCGTCCCTCAGCTCGAGAGAGACCCGGAGTCCTCTTGATTTGGAGATAAGCCTACTGTCATCGCCACGCTTGTCGTAATCGCCGGTCATGAGGGCGCAGAGCTTTTCAAATACTATATGAAGCCTGTTATCGCTCGCCCACATCCTTGCGATCGTTATCCTGTCGTTCCTGATGATAAAGACAGGGTTCTTTGAAAGATATGAAAAGGATATAACATCCCTGTCGGTGACCATGTTCAGCGCCTCGACCAGCTTCGGGGCGAGAAAATTAACGGCCTGTTCGTCAAAAACGTCCTGAGTCTCGGCCTCTTTCTTAATGAGAAATGTGCGTGATAATTTGATATTATTAAGGATACCGCGCATCTGCTCTTCCGACATTGTTACAGGCTGAGTGAGAGCAAGTTCCTTGGCCACCTTCTCCTTCACGCTCTCGAATTTCACAAAGTTCATGCGCCTGTTGGTGTAGATATAGGTGGTTTTGGCGAATGCGCTAGAAGATATAGCCAGAGCCAGCAATAACATTACGATCTTTTTCATGACTTCTCCTGATCCTGCCGTATATGGTGTTTTAACTTTTGGTTGGGAGCATTTTTGTTAAAAACCATAAGTACTTCTAGCTTTTTATTTCGCACTTCGTACGAATAAAAAGTTGAAATACTATATACGGGCCGTTTTATTTTCCTTTTCTCGCTTTAAGTGCTTTCAATTCTTCCAGCGCCTGCCTGGTTATATCTTCTTCGGGCGGCATTTCGGTATCGATGCCCGACTGGGCGAACTCCTTGCTTATCTCGTAAGAAACGCCGTTCTGACGTTTGCCTGCGGCGGGCTCAACAAAAAGGTCCTCTTTCATCTCCTTCTTTGCGGCGACAACGAGCTTCATTTCATCTTTTGCATCTTTTGAAACGGCCTTTGGGGTTATCTTTTTGTTGGCGATCTTTTTGGGAGCTTCCTTCGCGGGTTGCACGGTATCTACAAGCGGCTTCTCCTCGATGACCGTGTCTTTCGCGAACGTTTGTGCGGAGTCCTCTCCCGCCACCTCGATATAGTTCTTAACGCCCGTCACTCCCTGCACATCCATTGCCACCAGTTCGGCCCTGGCCTTTTCCTCGATATTTTTTACATGGCCTACCATCGTAACAACGCCACGCCATGTCTGAACGTCAATATTGCTGGAGCTGACATCGTTGTCGCGCGCGAGTTTCCACTTAACCCTTGAAGTTGTCATTGAATCGCGCCACTGTTCCTTAAAAGAGCGGCTGGTCGTGGTAGCCGAACAGGAAAGGATCGATAGAGATACCGTAACAAGCAAAAAAATCTTTAAATATCGCTTCATACTATTGTCCTCCAGAATCTTCTTGTTGAATTCTCTCACCGCGGGACAATTTACATTATATTAACCGCAATTGTCAAACATTATACGTTATAA includes the following:
- a CDS encoding two-component system response regulator encodes the protein MGDKKKVLVVDDESDLIEALRYRIEASDMDICTAKDGLEGIELAKVEKPDLILLDIMMPRMDGYQACRLMKNDKDIKDIPIVFLSAKGQDIDKKKGIEAGGDGFIVKPFEGKTLVETIRGYFK
- a CDS encoding undecaprenyl-diphosphatase; the protein is MITIFQAVLLGALQGITEFLPVSSSGHLVLVQQIFGWKAENGIILAFDVALHVGTLCAVLVVFRRDIIDVLMGRAWRLFWLVVLATIPAVVMGFGFKNSIEAMFSSVAVVGYAWLFTGTFLWCTKYIRPSVILSGSEGSPAFGSISWLRSLLIGCAQAVAIIPGVSRSGSTMSMGMFLKLDGKMAARFSFLMAIPAILGGAVLDAKDVIAFPREGLPQIIIGTVVSFAVAYLSIKWLLSIIQKGKFHWFGVYCWLLGAGTLVYLYAR